The nucleotide window TTCTTTATGGAGAAGATGCCCACGCTGGTAAATAGTCCATATTCAGGAAGGTTCATATCAACGAGGTCAGGGATCACCATTTTCAGGAAGGGAAGGAAAACGCGTTCTACTCCCTTTCCAATCCACGCGTCTTCAAGGGGAGGTTTCCCTACTGACGTCACATGGTATATTGGATTCTCCCTTATGTAAGCCCTCTCAAGTTTAAATACTGGGTAGTAGTCCTTAGGTGTGTAGTATCCCAAGTGATCACCGAAGGGACCCTCAAGCCTGTTATCTTCTAAATCGACGTAACCCTCTAAAACTGACTCCGCGTGGGCTGGAACTAAAATACCGTTACTCAGCTCTACTACATCCACTCCTTCTCCCCTAAGAATCCCCGCAAAAAGGTACTTGTCCAACCCTGGAGGGACAGGAGAGGCTGCCGTAAATGTGATAATGGGATCCACTCCGTTCACAATGGCTATGGGAACTCTAGTTATTCCTTTGTCCCTGTAGTTGGATGCTGCCATTGACCCCCTCTTAAAGGCTTGCCAGTGGACTAAAGCTTCTCGCTCATTCAAAATTTGTACTCTATAAATGCTCAGATTGTTAACGTTTTTCTCAGGATCCCTAGTAATGACAATGGAGAAAGTCATATACCTTCCTGCGTCGTGGGGCCAGGTCTTGGTCGCAGGGATGTTCCCCAAGTTAACCGAGTCGTCCTCACTGAACAAGGGTCTCTTTGAACTTGGCATATACTTCCCCATCTTTAGGAGAGATGGAAGCGACTTCACCTTATCCATGATGGTCACCGGCATCTCTCCAAACTGGGAAAGGAATCCCTCGGCTATCTGCTCTAAGTTTCTAGTACCAAAAAGTTCGTAGACCCCCTCCATGGAATAGTAAACGTTGGTTAGTACTCTCCAACCCTGAAATCCTTTAACGTTAGTGAAGAGGAGAGGTGGAACGTGGGAGTAAGTGGCTTGACGACCCAGTTCTGGTATTTCTAAGATGGGGTCAACTTCTTCGCTTATCTCAACCAACTTGTTTTTCGATCGCATAAAATCTAGGTAATGCCTGAGATCCTTGAAAGCCATTTTTATTCAGCCTTACAATAAAAGCCCATATGGGCACTATTATTACCTTTTATTCAAGAGCTTTATTACGCCGCGTTAAACGTTGGGTGGTATTGAGAAGTTGGTTTAATCCTGCTTAACAAGTTGCTTAAGGAATTTTGACTCCCAACACGCGTCAGGAGCTTGCTCTCGGTACACCGTCTAGATCCTTACCGTCAAATCCATCAAATTACCAAACTCTACGTCACAGTACCCCATCCATCGGCATAGAAGCTCGATCTTGACACAAACTCCCTTAATAATCAAAACCTCTTAAAGAAGGTAAAGTTTAAATTTTTACATACATGGATCATGAAGGCTGGTGACATACCGTTGGAAACAAGCTAGAAGGGGTTATGCGTTGTATCGATTGCGGGTTTGAAACCGAATTGGATCAAAAGACCATTACTTGCCCTAGATGTGGGGGAATTCTGGAAATTTCCGTGAAGTTACCCTCCACATTTTCGTTTTCAAGGTTAAGAGGAAGAGGGGTATGGAGATACTCCGAGGCCATTGCGGGAAACTACAAAACGGTAGTGAGCATCAATGAAGGGGGAACTCCGCTAATTAGGTCAAAAACCAACGAGAACGTCTACTATAAATTTGAGGGAGCTAACCCTACAGGGAGCTTTAAGGATAGAGGAATGACCGTAGCCATAAGCTCTGCTGTCAATGAAGGCTATAAAATAGTAGTTGCCGCTTCCACAGGAAACACAGCGGCCTCAGCAGCTGCGTATTCTGCGAGGGCTGGATTGAAAATCTACCTGGTTCTGCCAAAAGATAAAGTTGCGGTAGGTAAATTAGCACAGTCTATCCTATACGGAGCCACAATTCTAGAGGTGGAAGGAAGTTTTGATGTGGGAATGAAGGCTGTAATGAAACTTTATAGGGAAATGGGAATCGTTTACCCCCTAAACTCCTTCAATCCATGGCGTCTAGAGGGACAGAAAACCATAGCCTACGAGATAACAGAAGAGATAGGGGTTCCAGACGCTGTGGTCGTCCCAGTTGGGAATGCAGGAAACATATACGCTATATGGAAAGGGTTTACTGAATTGAGAAACGCCGGGCTAATAGATAAGGTTCCCAGGATGATAGGGGTTCAGGCAGAGGGGGCGTCCCCTATAGCTAGAGCCATCGCCCAAAACCTAAATACCCCTGAATTCACTGAAAACCCTGAAACTATTGCCACTGCCATAAGGATAGGTAAACCAGTTAACTGGAAGAAAGCCTTAAGGGCTATAAGGGAGTCCCAAGGAACTGCCATATACGTCAGTGATAGTGAGATAGTAGATGCTCAAAGAGATCTGGCTAGAATCGAAGGCGTTGGTGCCGAGCCAGCGTCTGTGGCGTCCTTCGCTGGTCATAGGAAAGCCTTAAAGGAAGGGATTCTAAGCAATTCGGATAAAGCAGTTCTAATTCTCACTGGGCATGCCCTAAAGGATCCAGACTCCATGGTCAGATCTGGATCAAGGAGGATAACCACTAATCCAGATTATTTGGAAAAAATTATTCTAGGTGATCTTAATGCCAATTCTTAAAATTGGAGGATCTATTCAAAAAGATGAGAAAGATTATGAATTAATAGCAGAAAGGATAGAAAAGTACTCCAGCAAGACTGATAAAGTGATTGTTGTAACCTCCGCTTTAAAAGGTGTGACCAACAGTTTAATTGAAGCTACTGAGAACCGCGATAAGGCTGTGGATCTGATAACCGAAATTTATGACAGACATGTAAAGCTCCTGTCAAAGCTGGTTGAGGGACCGGAGTTCGAAAACGCTTTCAAGTCACTTTCCAAACTAGCGGATGAGCTATTTAGAATAGCGTGGTCAATCAAGGTTTTAGACGAGACCTCCACAAGGGTGAGGGACTATATCCTCTCCTTCGGAGAGAGAATGGCTAGCGTTACTCTCGCATCGGTTCTGAAGAGCAAAAGGATGAACGCCCAAGCCTACCCTGAACCAGTTCTAGTAACTGACGACTCCTTTGGAGAGGCTAACGTAATAGAGGACCTCTCCATTAATGAGGCCCGAAAGCTTCTAGAGATTGATTCCAAGATAGTTGTCTCTCCTGGATTCATAGGGAAGACAGTTATGGATAGGTACACAACCGTGGGAAGGGGAGGTAGCGACTACACAGCGACGTTGCTGGGGAAACTTCTGGGCCTTTCTGAAGTGAGGCTAATAACTGAGGTTCCAGGAATTATGACTGCCGATCCGAGGAAGTTTCCAGGGGCTAAGACCATAACCCGTCTCTCGCTGGAGGAGGCGATGGAGCTCGCTCAAATGGGTGCAAAAAGACTTCATCCTAGAACTTTCGAGCCCATGTTCAATAATGACCTCAAGGTCTATATAGAGGGTCTATACGACGAAGGTTACACCCTCGTTGAGGGAACTTGTGACTCCTCGGATAAGTTAAAGGGGATAGCGATCCTTGAGGACCTCAAACTCATCTCAGTGGAAAGCACAAAGATAGTAGGCAAAATTGGCTCCGCTGCAAGAGTTATGGAGAAAGCTAGAGAAGCTGGGGTGAACATCGTGTCCCTATCCCAACCCGCATCTGAGACTACTATTCATCTTTTGGTGGACGCTAGAAGTTCCAACACCTTAACTTCCCGTTTAGAGGAACTAAAGGACGTAAATACGGTGAACGTTCAGGACGCCAGCGCCGTAAGCGTGGTAGGATGCGGTCTGAGAAAAAAGGAGCTATTCAAGGAAATCCTGAGGGAGGCCTCTTCCTTTGATATCACCTCCGTTTCAAGAGGGCTCAGTAACGTCAGCGCAACCTTCATAGTTAAAAGGGATGAAGGTTTTAATCTTGCAAAGGACTTACATGAGGTGGTCATAAGATGGACAAACTAAGAGTCTCCCTCCTGGGCGCTACTGGAATGGTTGGGCAGAAAATGGTTAGGCTTCTCTCCAACCACCCTTTCATTGAGCTCACCAAGGTAAGTGCTTCCCCTGGGAAGATTGGAAAGAAGTACAGTGAGGCAGTCAAGTGGGTTGAGGGCGGAGAGATACCTCAGCACGCCACTGACCTCCGAGTAGTCTCCACTGAACCTGAAGATCATAAGGACGTAGACGTTGTTCTCTCTGCTTTACCCAATGAGCTTGCTGAGGGAATAGAGCTGAAGTTAGTAAGGGAAGGAATAACTGTGGTCTCCAATGCCAGTCCTTTCAGGATGGATCCAGAAGTTCCTCTAATAAACCCTGAGGTAAATTGGGAACACCTAAAGCTATTGGATACTCAAAGGCAGAAGAGGGGCTGGAAAGGACTAATGGTTAAGAACCCCAACTGCACCGCCGCAATAATGAGCATGCCAATAAAACCGCTCCTGAAGTATAAGCTTAACAACCTGATAATTACTACACTGCAGGCAGTTAGCGGAGCAGGATACAACGGACTGTCTTTCATGTCCATTACTAATAACGTAATACCCTACATTAAGGGAGAGGAGGACAAGATCCCAAAAGAGTCAGGAAAAATGCTTGGAAGACTAAACGGGGACAGGATAGACCATGTAGAGCTTAAGGCCATGGTTACTAGCACTAGAGTTCCGGTAAAAGTAGGACATATGGGCGTAATGTACTTGTTCTTCGACTCTCAAGTGAACGCAGAGGAAGTTAAGAATGAGCTCTCAAGGTTTAGATCTCTACCCCAGGAGAAGAATTTACCCACTGCTCCAAAGACTCCCATCAGGATCTTAGAGGGAGAAGATAGGCCTCAACCCGAGATTGACGTAAGAAGCGAGAACGGGATGAGTATTAGCGTTGGGAGAGTAAAGAACGAAGGTAATGCGATAAGAATGGTAGTGCTGGGTGACAACCTAGTGAGGGGTGCAGCTGGGATCACAATCCTGACCCTAGAGGTCATGAGAGAGTTAGGTTACGTATGAAGATAGACCTTCATGTCCACTCCTTTTTTAGCGACGGAAAGTACGATCCTCTCTTTCTAGTGAAATTTGCCCAGAAAATGGGAATATACCTAGCACTTACGGACCACGATACCTCCAAAGGAATTTCCAGAGTCGAGGGAATGGTAGTGCCTGGCCAAGAGGTTACAACTCAGTTTGGACATGTCGTAGTTCTTTGCGACTTTCTCCCAAACCCTCCAAAGGAAATAGCGTCATTAGTTGACTACGCCAACGATAACAACTGCATTTCATTTCCTTCCCATCCTTTCGACCTTTTTAGGAAAGGAATAGGAAATCATGTGTACGAGTATAAATTTACTGCATTAGAGGTCTTCAATTCCAAAGCTCCTAGAAAGGCCAATGAACTTGCGAGGAGAGCTGCTGAAAGGTTAAATTTACCTGGCCTTGCTAATAGCGACTCTCACGTCAAGGAAGCTCTAGGATCAGCGTACAACGAGATAGACCTCCAGGAGTTCAACGTTGAGGCTATCCTGGAGAAGCTGCGTAAAAGGGAGATTAAACCGGTTCCAAGGGGCTTGACGGTAACTGCTAAATTAAATATTGCTAAATGGTATATAGAGAGGAAACTGAGACTTGAGAAAGATACCGGCGGAGTTGTGCGTGAGATGCAAGGGAACTAAGTTCCTCTGCGGTCTCCCCTCTTGTCCTATCACTCAAAGGTTCAGATCCATCGTAAACACCACGTCAAAAATATCTTTGGAGAAGGGAATAATCGAAGGTTCAACGCCCCCAAGCGCCATAGTCGGGGAAAGAGGTTACCCAAAGGTTTCCCTAAATTTCAACGTAGTGCCCGGAGTTACGGGGGAAGAGACGAGGATATATAACGACCCTGCAAATTGGTGGGGAAAGGCCAACATTTACGATATAATAAATTACAGATCTTCTCTGGTCTCCAATTTGTCCGAGGTTAGAATAACTGACGTATGGAAGCTCTACGAGAAGGAGTTGTCCCTAGCTATAGTTTCGGAGAAGCCTGTAGTTTCCGAGAGCAAAATAACTGGGAAACTGGAGACCAAACTGAGGTTTGATGGAGTTGTAATGCCTAGAGGTCCTTCGGTCGTAGCTGAAAACATTAGGATTGTGGAGGACCCCAAGCCTCCCAGAACTCTGGAGAAGTTATTCAACGATGACTTAAAGGCGGAGGAAGGAGTTCGCGTTCTATACGAGGAAGGGAATGACGTTTACAGAATAATTGACGCTCTCTCATTAGGATTCCTAGGCAAACGAAAGACCAGGAAGCTCGTCCCAACGAGATGGGCCATAACCGCGGTGGATTCTATTGTAGGAAAGTCCCTTTACGAAAAGGTTAGAGATCTGGAGCCAGTGAACGAGATCTCCGTGTTTTATCAAGGATACCTTGGGAACCACTTTCACGTCATACTGTTTCCCTCAGCGTACGCCTCTTACTGGGTCGAGATTTGGCACCAGATGTCCCTTTGGGCTAACGAGTTAGTAATTTCAGACCTCAAGGAAGACTATTGGGGTAACTACGAGACCATAGACGGGGGATATATGGCAGCTAGGACTTCAGTCCTCGAATACCTAAATTCCATCAGGAGATCAGCTGGAGTAATAATAGTGAGAGAGATCACGAGGGATTATTTTGCGCCACTAGGTAATTGGCACATTAGGGAAACTGTTAGAAGATCGTTCCAGAATAAGATTGCCGTGGTAGAGAACCTGCAAAGAGCAATTGACCTAGTAAATTCTAGATTGAAGGTCCAAGGAGTTAACCTTAGGGAAGTTAGGGTGATTAAACAGGTTTTGGGCCAAAGTAGAATAGACTCTTTCTTCTCCTAAAATATCAAGGAGAAAGCCGACATGGCAGTGTAAAGCCTATTCTCGGCTTGATCCCAGACCCTGCTTTTCTTTCCGTCAATTACTCCCTGCTCTACTTCCTCCCCTCTCACTGCAGGTAAACAGTGCATGAAAATGGAGTCTGAAGAGGTATACCTCATCAGATCCTCAGTCACCCTGTAGGTTGACAAGACCTCTCTCCTTTTCTGAGCTTCGCCTTCCTGCCCCATACTGACCCAGACGTCGGTATATACCACAGATGCTCCCCTCACAGCCTCGTAAGGATCTTCGTAAAATTCGATGATTGCGCCACTACTTTCAGCCTCCTCCTCTATCCTTTTCCATATGTCAGGTCTAGGTCTCATATCCTTTGGTGAAGCTACCTTGAGTTCTAGACCAAATTTAGCCACAAATGCCATTAGACTTACCAGGACATTATCTCCCCCATCTCCCACGAAGGCGATAGGTTTCTCTAACGTCCCAAATATTTCCTTTATTGTCATAAAGTCAGTAAGAGCTTGAAGTGGATGAGATAAATCGCTGAGTAGGTTCACTACCGGTCTCCCTGAGTACTCGGAAAGCTTAAGGAGAGTTTCATGCTTTAGAACCCTAGCCCCTATACCGTGGACCATCCTCCCCAAAACCCTTGCGGTATCCTCGATGGGTTCTCCTCTCGAGATCTGTATGTCGTTCTTTCCTATTACTATTGGGCTACCCCCCAACATTGATACAGCTAGCTCAGAGCTGATTCTGGTTCTAGTACTGGGCTTTTCGAAAAGAAGGACTATCCTCTTCCCATCCAACGACTTGGGGACCAAATTGGTTAACACTTTCTCCTTCATGGAGAACGAAACGTCCAAAAGCCTCTGTAAGTCCCATCTATCGAAGTCGAGAAGACAAATGAGATTTCTACCCTTTAGCATCGTTTAAAAGTAAAAGATGAATATTATAAGCTATGAGCGAACTGTCGGCCCTGGAGGAGACAACAAGAGCTAGGCAGGGCAACAAACCTAGCTACGATGAGGCTTACGTACTTTGGGCCTTGAATCTCATATATGATGAACCTCCCATGGGAAGACTTACTCTCATGAAAAGGCTGACTCTTAGCGAGGCGTCAGTGAAGACTATGCTCAGGAGGTTAAGGGAGTCCAATCTGGTCTCTGTGGACAGGGTAGGTGGAGCTGAACTTACCCTCAAGGGAAAGAGGCTGGTGGAGGAGTGGCGATCTAGGGTTTCAATTTTCAGCGCAACCTTAAGCTCCATAGGTTGGGAGTCCATACAAATAGCCTTAAAAAATGGTGGAGAACTGATCGAAAAGGTAGGTATTATTCAACTAAGAGATGATATTATAAAAATAGGCGCAGATGCTGTTCTAATTACTGTTAAAACTCAGGAAGATATAGAAATTCCCCCTAAAACAGAGGAATTTGCAATAAAATCACTCTTAGAGGAACTATCCAATCTCTCTTCCCAGTATAGTTCTGGGGATTTAATTATTTACATAAAGCCAAGTGATTTACACCTTGCGTATAAAGTTGGAATATTTCTTTTACAGAAACTTCAAAGGAATTAAATTTTTCATTTTGAAGGAAATTAAAAAGTCCCATGCAGACTAAAGTTTCCACGTTTCGAGACGGAGCAGGTCTCCTGTAGGATTTGAGCAAAGCTTTTCAGAATGTGGGTTCAGGAACCATGAATGAAGGTAGGTTTTCTGGTTAATCCTTACGCTGGAGCTGGAGGTAGGCTCGGATATAAGGGGAGTGATGATATTAGAGAGGAAAACCCAGAAATTCCCGCTAGGGTCTCCAGGTTTCTTTCAAAGGCTCCTGACGTCGAGTATTTAACTCCCCGGGAAAAGATGGGCGAAGTTTATTTTGCTGGATCGAATAAAAAAGTGATCATACTAAATTCTGGGAAAAACGACTCAACTAGAGAAGATACTGTAAATTCAGTTAAAGAGATGATTGAAAGGGGAGCGGATATCATAACTTTTGTGGGAGGTGATGGGACTGCTAGAGACGTTGCCCAGGTAGTTGGTACCACGATCCCTATTTTAGGGGTTCCTGCAGGTGTCAAAATGCATAGTGGAGTCTTCGCTTCCACGCCAGAAGCTGCAGGCACACTCCTTTCCCACTTCGTTCTGGGGAGGGCTAAAGTTGTCGCTACCGAGGTTTTAGACGTTGATGAAGAAATGTATAGGAGAGGTAAGTATGTAGTAAAACTGTATTATATAGCAAAAACTATATCTTTTAACCGTTTGTTGACACCATCTAAACAGGAATATAGTTATTCTGATGAATTGGATGGTATAGCCGACTTTTTCCTGGATAAGGTGATGAAAGATGGAATTGTTTACATAATGGGTCCAGGATCCACTGTAAAGAGGATAGAGGAGAGGCTTGGCCTTAAGCCCAACTTTCTCGGCATAGACGTCTTCTTGGGAAAAAAGTTAATCAAAGCAAATGCAAACTACCTTGATTTAGTTGCTTTAACTGGGGGGTTAAAACTAAAGATAGTACTCACCCCGATAGGGGGCCAAGGGTTCGTTATTGGGCGTGGAAATCAAGAAATAGGACCTGAAATCCTGAGGAGGATAGAAAAGGAGGACATTATCATCCTTTCAGTTCGCGAGAAACTGGACAGAATCGATTGCTTAAGATTCGACACAGGCGATCCGAGCCTTGACGAGAAGTTCAAGGGAGTCTACAGAGTCATAATAGGCTACGACGAGACCATGGCCGTGAAGACGTGTAGTACTTAGATCGGAAAACAGTGATATTACCCAGGATTACGTTTGGTTATCCATTAAAAACCAGTTTACGCATATTAGTTTCACAGTGTCTGATAGAGACTCTAGCGTCAATAGGGCAACTGAACTGAGCGAGGAGGTCTCTAGGTCCTCTCCTAGATCTAAGTTAATGGATGCTATACTTGTCCTTCTTCACGCTAGACCTCTCCGTACTTCTGAAATTTCCTCCAATCTGGGATATGAAACTAAGTACGTTAGCAGTTACTTGAGCTATTGGAAAAAGAGGGGACTTGTGTACCAGGAGGGAGGGAGGTGGTACCTTACTCCTGATGGAGAAAATCTAGCGGTCACAATCATAGACTCTTACTCTAATTCGAGGTTCAAGGAAATGCTAATGATAGCCAAGCAAATGATAAACGAACCGGTTAAAGAGTCAATAAACAACAAAAAGCCACAAAGTAACAGAAGTGAACCTAAGGAAGTTTTGTCGTTTATTGACTCTAAAACCAAATCGGATGTCAATAAACAACAAAGAACGGATCCAAGTGTTTGTATATCTGATATTTCAGAGAAATTAGACAATGACGAGAAAGATATTCTCCTTTTCTTACTAGAAAGATATAAACAGTGGGGTTCAACCTACGTCTATCTGGACCAGCTTCAGGAGGAATATAAGGCCGATTCGACCTGGCTCTTCAAAGTTCTAAGAGGTTTGCAGACTAAGAGAGTCCTCTACCTTTATAACGACCCCAAACTGGGTTTCAGGATAGGTTTTTCGCAATCTGTCAAGAGAAAGCTTGAGAACTGCTAATCGTAGTATTCGCAGGCCTGTCCTGTGTCCTTTCAGAGGAATTCATTACAAGTTCTTCTTAACCCTGTAAAACAGCGTTAGTTGTTATTTACAACTACTATATCCGAGTTTTCTTGTTGACCCAGTCTGGATCCATTAGATAATTATACAAAAGATTGGATTTTTCGTAAAGACTCTTAAGACAATAAATTAGCGTAAGAGTAGTAGTAATCTATATAACTGGTCCAGTGGAAGAGTAGCTTAAGACAAAAGAGGTGCTTTAGTTGTCTTCGAATAAATCAGTAAAAATGTCCGAGGAGGAGATCGATAAGGCTTTGGAAAAGGCCGAAAAGGAGGCTGAAAAGAAAGATCATAAAAAAATATGGATGGACAAAATGATGAAGAGCGCCAAGACTTACTATAAGGTATGCCCGTACTACGATAAGAAAACTTCCAAATGCTTCCTCTCACTTTCAAGTAAATGTAATAGAGATGGAAAATATGAGAATTGTCCTGTATTTCTAGATTTCTTAGACAATAAATACAAAGAATTTACATCTAAAAAGAAAATACTTCCATTGGATTTCCTAGATTTAGCCCAATCTGTGTAAGATAGAGCGTGTAACGGGAGTGGTAAGGAAAAAGACGGATGAGGAAGAGGGAGAACTAGAGGAAAGGGAGGAGAAAAAGGACAAGAAGTCTAAGAAAGAAAAATACATCGACGCAGAAAAGCTACTGGACGAATATATTGAGGAAGTCGAAATAGGGCTGGGGCTGAGCCATCTTAAGCTGGGCAAGGACTTATTTAAGGAAATAATTAAGGAACCTTTCATCTCCGCAGTAGGACAGGTTAAGTCTAAGCCAAAACCTAAAACCATAATTAATAGGCTCAACTCCTCGAAGGACGTCCTGATGGAGTACGTAGCAGCAAAGCTAGTAAGGTTAGTGGAGCTCTCCAAACTTACAGACGATCAACTTGAGTTTCTTGTGTTTTACTCAGGTAGAGCAGTGGTTGATCTAGCCCCAGCGTTATATAGGGAAGTTACCAGAAGGGGAAGAACTGATCTACTGGACAACTTGAGGTATAATTGGAATCTTTACGGCATAAAATCCCCCGCAAAGTGCCCTAAATGTGGTTTCGAAGCTGTCATGCCAGACTACTCATGTAAAATCTGTGGATATGTCCTATCCAGCAAGGAACTCAAGGACTCAATAAACCTGATTCCGCAGTTGGAAGAGATGGTAAGGTACGATGCTGAAGGGTTAAAGGAAATTATTTCCAGCGGATATCTTTACTATAACTCTGCAGGGCCTATACCACCTTCAAGATTTAAACCAAAAGAAATGGAAATATACTATGAAATTGTACTCAATGGCCAGGAGAAATCTCTTTTGAGCAAAGTTTACAATACTCACCATCCTTGATTAATGCCCCACACATTTTGCACCTTGAGAATCTACTCGAAATGACTTGAATGGAAGGCGGAAAAGTGTGAAACACCTCGTTATCCTTGAAGCTGTCATGTAACCAGAGAAATATGGCGTCAAAGACTTCGTCACCTGTCTTTAACTCCCCGGTTAATTCCGAGAATCCCATCATCTCGGTGAGAGGAGTGTTGTAAAGGGGGAGAAGAAAAAGTTTGTCTCCTACTCTGTTAACTAGGGAAAACAGAGAGAGGTATGAATTTTCTAGCTCAGACGAGGAGTAAATTAGATAAGCTTCAAAGAAGTCGGCCGTGAAAGGCAAGACTACTATTTTTTCTTCCTCTTGATTTAATCTTAATATTAAACTACGTATAGTCAGATTAATTCTATTATAATTTTCTGTTATTATATTTTTTATATTAAGATCACATTGGAGACACAGTTTAGTCATCATTGAAGATAACAGCTCGCCCACTTCTTTGTAAAATTCTGGGTAAGCTATGATAATGCTCTGCTTTCTTAGATTTATTCCAGTCTTGCTCATGTTTTTCCTTACCCGGTGAAGAACTTCGTTCCTAGAACATCTTGGGCAAAGTAACTTTCCGCTAACCATTAAGGAGGCTCCTTCGTTCCCGCAATTAACGCATTTCACCTTATGAACCAGTAGTTATGATAGGAACACATCAAAATATTATTTACTTGGTATCCTAACCACCCTATAGTTAGTAATGTTATAGAAAAGGAGATTCCATAGGGAAG belongs to Metallosphaera tengchongensis and includes:
- a CDS encoding aspartate kinase translates to MPILKIGGSIQKDEKDYELIAERIEKYSSKTDKVIVVTSALKGVTNSLIEATENRDKAVDLITEIYDRHVKLLSKLVEGPEFENAFKSLSKLADELFRIAWSIKVLDETSTRVRDYILSFGERMASVTLASVLKSKRMNAQAYPEPVLVTDDSFGEANVIEDLSINEARKLLEIDSKIVVSPGFIGKTVMDRYTTVGRGGSDYTATLLGKLLGLSEVRLITEVPGIMTADPRKFPGAKTITRLSLEEAMELAQMGAKRLHPRTFEPMFNNDLKVYIEGLYDEGYTLVEGTCDSSDKLKGIAILEDLKLISVESTKIVGKIGSAARVMEKAREAGVNIVSLSQPASETTIHLLVDARSSNTLTSRLEELKDVNTVNVQDASAVSVVGCGLRKKELFKEILREASSFDITSVSRGLSNVSATFIVKRDEGFNLAKDLHEVVIRWTN
- a CDS encoding Nre family DNA repair protein; this translates as MRKIPAELCVRCKGTKFLCGLPSCPITQRFRSIVNTTSKISLEKGIIEGSTPPSAIVGERGYPKVSLNFNVVPGVTGEETRIYNDPANWWGKANIYDIINYRSSLVSNLSEVRITDVWKLYEKELSLAIVSEKPVVSESKITGKLETKLRFDGVVMPRGPSVVAENIRIVEDPKPPRTLEKLFNDDLKAEEGVRVLYEEGNDVYRIIDALSLGFLGKRKTRKLVPTRWAITAVDSIVGKSLYEKVRDLEPVNEISVFYQGYLGNHFHVILFPSAYASYWVEIWHQMSLWANELVISDLKEDYWGNYETIDGGYMAARTSVLEYLNSIRRSAGVIIVREITRDYFAPLGNWHIRETVRRSFQNKIAVVENLQRAIDLVNSRLKVQGVNLREVRVIKQVLGQSRIDSFFS
- a CDS encoding UbiD family decarboxylase; its protein translation is MAFKDLRHYLDFMRSKNKLVEISEEVDPILEIPELGRQATYSHVPPLLFTNVKGFQGWRVLTNVYYSMEGVYELFGTRNLEQIAEGFLSQFGEMPVTIMDKVKSLPSLLKMGKYMPSSKRPLFSEDDSVNLGNIPATKTWPHDAGRYMTFSIVITRDPEKNVNNLSIYRVQILNEREALVHWQAFKRGSMAASNYRDKGITRVPIAIVNGVDPIITFTAASPVPPGLDKYLFAGILRGEGVDVVELSNGILVPAHAESVLEGYVDLEDNRLEGPFGDHLGYYTPKDYYPVFKLERAYIRENPIYHVTSVGKPPLEDAWIGKGVERVFLPFLKMVIPDLVDMNLPEYGLFTSVGIFSIKKRYPGQARRAMMSIWGTGQLGFLKLIILVDANVDVHDINQVIYAIASTVDPQRDVMIVNNALNDSLDHTVLNPPLGSKMGIDATRKFKEELGREWPEEVASDPEVVKRVSKIWDNIKSKYSSPP
- the argF gene encoding ornithine carbamoyltransferase; translated protein: MLKGRNLICLLDFDRWDLQRLLDVSFSMKEKVLTNLVPKSLDGKRIVLLFEKPSTRTRISSELAVSMLGGSPIVIGKNDIQISRGEPIEDTARVLGRMVHGIGARVLKHETLLKLSEYSGRPVVNLLSDLSHPLQALTDFMTIKEIFGTLEKPIAFVGDGGDNVLVSLMAFVAKFGLELKVASPKDMRPRPDIWKRIEEEAESSGAIIEFYEDPYEAVRGASVVYTDVWVSMGQEGEAQKRREVLSTYRVTEDLMRYTSSDSIFMHCLPAVRGEEVEQGVIDGKKSRVWDQAENRLYTAMSAFSLIF
- a CDS encoding DUF4443 domain-containing protein, with translation MSELSALEETTRARQGNKPSYDEAYVLWALNLIYDEPPMGRLTLMKRLTLSEASVKTMLRRLRESNLVSVDRVGGAELTLKGKRLVEEWRSRVSIFSATLSSIGWESIQIALKNGGELIEKVGIIQLRDDIIKIGADAVLITVKTQEDIEIPPKTEEFAIKSLLEELSNLSSQYSSGDLIIYIKPSDLHLAYKVGIFLLQKLQRN
- the thrC gene encoding threonine synthase; amino-acid sequence: MRCIDCGFETELDQKTITCPRCGGILEISVKLPSTFSFSRLRGRGVWRYSEAIAGNYKTVVSINEGGTPLIRSKTNENVYYKFEGANPTGSFKDRGMTVAISSAVNEGYKIVVAASTGNTAASAAAYSARAGLKIYLVLPKDKVAVGKLAQSILYGATILEVEGSFDVGMKAVMKLYREMGIVYPLNSFNPWRLEGQKTIAYEITEEIGVPDAVVVPVGNAGNIYAIWKGFTELRNAGLIDKVPRMIGVQAEGASPIARAIAQNLNTPEFTENPETIATAIRIGKPVNWKKALRAIRESQGTAIYVSDSEIVDAQRDLARIEGVGAEPASVASFAGHRKALKEGILSNSDKAVLILTGHALKDPDSMVRSGSRRITTNPDYLEKIILGDLNANS
- a CDS encoding PHP domain-containing protein, which produces MKIDLHVHSFFSDGKYDPLFLVKFAQKMGIYLALTDHDTSKGISRVEGMVVPGQEVTTQFGHVVVLCDFLPNPPKEIASLVDYANDNNCISFPSHPFDLFRKGIGNHVYEYKFTALEVFNSKAPRKANELARRAAERLNLPGLANSDSHVKEALGSAYNEIDLQEFNVEAILEKLRKREIKPVPRGLTVTAKLNIAKWYIERKLRLEKDTGGVVREMQGN
- the asd gene encoding aspartate-semialdehyde dehydrogenase, producing the protein MDKLRVSLLGATGMVGQKMVRLLSNHPFIELTKVSASPGKIGKKYSEAVKWVEGGEIPQHATDLRVVSTEPEDHKDVDVVLSALPNELAEGIELKLVREGITVVSNASPFRMDPEVPLINPEVNWEHLKLLDTQRQKRGWKGLMVKNPNCTAAIMSMPIKPLLKYKLNNLIITTLQAVSGAGYNGLSFMSITNNVIPYIKGEEDKIPKESGKMLGRLNGDRIDHVELKAMVTSTRVPVKVGHMGVMYLFFDSQVNAEEVKNELSRFRSLPQEKNLPTAPKTPIRILEGEDRPQPEIDVRSENGMSISVGRVKNEGNAIRMVVLGDNLVRGAAGITILTLEVMRELGYV